The proteins below come from a single Epinephelus moara isolate mb chromosome 19, YSFRI_EMoa_1.0, whole genome shotgun sequence genomic window:
- the LOC126406453 gene encoding zinc finger protein SNAI2-like, producing the protein MPRSFLVKKHHSAKRANYGRLESHTDETHSRSPADAYKPAESCTKVNLEIQCVTGDHRRRESLFPSSLPLLSLFPAIPLCGSSQESFECLDCHKEYLSFSGQAKHKQLQCEWSSKKYFSCKYCEKEYVSLGALKMHIRTHTLPCVCKLCGKAFSRPWLLQGHIRTHTGEKPFSCLHCSRAFADRSNLRAHLQTHSEVKKYQCTSCFKTFSRISLLAKHQEAGCPLS; encoded by the exons ATGCCGCGGTCTTTCTTAGTAAAGAAACATCACAGCGCCAAGAGAGCAAACTATGGCAGACTGGAGTCACACACTGACG AGACTCACAGCAGAAGCCCTGCAGATGCCTACAAACCAGCTGAGTCCTGCACCAAAGTGAACCTGGAAATCCAGTGTGTCACAGGAGACCACAGGAGAAGAGAGAGCCTCTTCCCctcatccctccctctcctgtCCCTCTTTCCAGCCATCCCTCTCTGTGGCAGCAGCCAGGAGAGTTTTGAGTGTTTGGACTGTCATAAAGAGTACTTGAGCTTCTCGGGACAGGCCAAACACAAGCAGCTCCAGTGTGAGTGGAGCAGTAAGAAGTACTTCAGCTGTAAGTACTGTGAGAAGGAGTATGTCAGCCTGGGGGCACTCAAGATGCACATCAGGACACACACACTACCTTGTGTGTGTAAACTCTGTGGCAAGGCATTCTCCAGACCCTGGCTGCTTCAGGGACATATACGAACACACACAG gagagaaaccgttCTCATGCCTACACTGTAGCAGAGCTTTTGCTGACCGATCCAACCTACGAGCTCACCTCCAAACCCACTCTGAAGTGAAAAAGTACCAGTGTACAAGCTGCTTCAAGACCTTCTCCAGGATCTCACTGTTAGCCAAGCACCAAGAGGCTGGCTGCCCGCTGTCCTGA